The genomic interval AAGCTATCGGCGAGCCGATCGAAAACCGATTTCAAGCCCCGCATTACACCTTTGTCTGCTGGCTCTGCTTCGAGGAATATTGTTATGAGCTCTATTCTAGGCTCTTTGAATAGAAATTTCCAACCTTAAATCTATTCTTATGAAAGCTTCTGAAAATTTTAAAAATGCCATAGAGAAATACCTCAGCACTTTGGCGCAGGGCGATACCGCCTTTGCGCCGCACTTTGCCAAAGCATCCAAGAACCTCGAAAGCTGCATCCATTATATCTTCGGCGAGGTAAAAAAAACAGGCTTGTGCGCCTTTGACAATCAGGAAATCTTCGACATGGCAGTAAAGTACTACACCGATGATTCTATCGGCACGCCTGCGCCGATTGCGTGCAGAGCCGTGGTGCAGACCCCTGCACCGTCCGACCTTTTTACGCAGCCCGAAATCCCTGCTGCGCCTGTCAAAACCGAACCTGTTCCAACCGTAAAAAAAGACGTAAAACCTGCGGCGCAGACCGCCCTGACACTCTTTGACCTATGACACCCAAAACCATCATCGAAAAGCAGCTGACGGCGCTGAGCGCCTCGCTTGCGCCTATTAGAGAAGAGGTATTTACTTGGGCAGAGCAGACTATTTTTCTCAAATGGGGTGTGTTGTCCCGCAGCAGGTTCTACTGCCTGGACTGCGCCCACGTTTGGAAACCCTCCTGTCCAAGCACCTGCGCCAAGTTCACTTCCTGCCCTGCCTGCGCAGGCAGACTCAAAATGATGCCTTATAATCAGGTACATTTTAAGGAAACAGAATATTTCGCCGTTATCGAGCGCTGTGCGGGGTTTCAGGTGGTGCGCATGGACATTTCCCACAAGCACATGAAAAAGAATTTCGCACCCTCCTATTTCCATAAGGAAGTCATGCAGCATTGGATAAACCCCAAAGGTGACGTTCGCACGCTCGCACGCAGCACCAATGTGTTTTCCAGTAACCTTGATGCATGGAAATTCTATTCCCCGCTTGAAATAAAGCCAAAGGATTTCATCCGCAATTCCAGATTCTATATCAATCCCTTCAAGGTTTATCCGCAGATGAAAGTGCTTCCGATCTTAAAACGCAACGGCTTCAAGACTTCGGTATATGACATTGCACCGCACTTATTGTTTTCATCGCTTTTATCCGACCCTGTTGCAGAAACCCTTTTAAAATCCCGACAGCTGAACCTGTTGCAGTATTACCTCTGCGCATCACGGCAGAACATCCGCCGCAACTGGCAGGCGGTGAAGACCGTCATCCGAAACCATTACAAAATTTCAGATGTCCCCGTTTGGGAGGATTATCTCGAACTGCTGCGGTATTTCAAAAAAGACCTTTCATGTCCTTTGTATGTCTGCCCCGAAAACCTCTGCGAAGCGCACGACCATTTTGTGAAAAAGAAAAGGGACTTGCTTCGCAAGAAAAAACTCCGCGACCTGCGCCTTGAAATCGAAAAGGCGCAGAAAAGATATGCAAACGACAAAAAGCGCTTTTTCGGGCTGTCGTTCCGCGATGGGCAGCTCAGCATTTCCGTTATTGAAGAAGTAAAAGATTTTATGGCCGAGGGCGACGACTTGGGGCATTGCGTGTTTACCAATGAGTATTATGTTAGAAAAGATTCGCTGATACTCTCGGCAAAGTTCTGCGATAAGTCCATGGAAACCATCGAAATTTCACTCAGCCGTATGGAAATCCTGCAGTGCAGGGGACTGAAAAACAAGCCCTCCAGACATCACAGACAGATCCTGCAGCTGCTGAGCCAAAACTTATATCAGATAAAGGAGCGCATGAAAAAAAGAAAACCCAAAATTATAAGCCGATAAGCATATCGGCTTTTTTTATGCAGTGAAATCAAAGCCCGAAAGCCCGCCGTCCTCCCGGACGGCGGGCTCTGGATTCCAATGCCTGCCAAAGCCGCATTACTTTAAGGTAATCGCATCGGCAAGGTTTTCCTGATCGATAAAGGCCGTTATATAC from Flavobacterium sp. YJ01 carries:
- a CDS encoding Cas9 inhibitor AcrIIA9 family protein — its product is MKASENFKNAIEKYLSTLAQGDTAFAPHFAKASKNLESCIHYIFGEVKKTGLCAFDNQEIFDMAVKYYTDDSIGTPAPIACRAVVQTPAPSDLFTQPEIPAAPVKTEPVPTVKKDVKPAAQTALTLFDL
- a CDS encoding PcfJ domain-containing protein — protein: MTPKTIIEKQLTALSASLAPIREEVFTWAEQTIFLKWGVLSRSRFYCLDCAHVWKPSCPSTCAKFTSCPACAGRLKMMPYNQVHFKETEYFAVIERCAGFQVVRMDISHKHMKKNFAPSYFHKEVMQHWINPKGDVRTLARSTNVFSSNLDAWKFYSPLEIKPKDFIRNSRFYINPFKVYPQMKVLPILKRNGFKTSVYDIAPHLLFSSLLSDPVAETLLKSRQLNLLQYYLCASRQNIRRNWQAVKTVIRNHYKISDVPVWEDYLELLRYFKKDLSCPLYVCPENLCEAHDHFVKKKRDLLRKKKLRDLRLEIEKAQKRYANDKKRFFGLSFRDGQLSISVIEEVKDFMAEGDDLGHCVFTNEYYVRKDSLILSAKFCDKSMETIEISLSRMEILQCRGLKNKPSRHHRQILQLLSQNLYQIKERMKKRKPKIISR